In the Peromyscus maniculatus bairdii isolate BWxNUB_F1_BW_parent chromosome 20, HU_Pman_BW_mat_3.1, whole genome shotgun sequence genome, one interval contains:
- the Slc61a1 gene encoding molybdate-anion transporter, producing MLVTAYLSFVGLLASCLGLELSRCRAKPPGRACSNPSFLQFQLDFYQVYFLALAADWLQAPYLYKLYQHYHFLEGQIAILYVCGLASTVLFGLVASSLVDWLGRKKSCVLFSLTYSLCCLTKLSQDYFVLLVGRALGGLSTALLFSAFEAWYVHEHVERHDFPAEWIPATFARAAFWNHVLAVAAGVAAEAVAGWMGLGPVAPFVVAIPLLALAGALALRNWGENYDRQRAFSKTCAGGLRCLLSDRRVLLLGVIQALFESVVFIFVFLWTPVLDPHGAPLGIVFSSFMAASLLGSSLYRIATSKRYHLQPMHLLSLAVLIVVFSLFMLTFSTSPGQENPVESFIAFLLIELACGLYFPSMSFLRRKVIPETEQAGVLNWFRVPLHLLACLGLLVLHDSDRKTGTRNMFSICSAVMVMALLAVVGLFTVVRHDAELRVPSPTGEPYAPEL from the coding sequence ATGCTGGTGACGGCCTATTTGTCTTTTGTGGGCCTCCTGGCCTCCTGCTTGGGCCTGGAGCTGTCAAGATGCCGAGCCAAGCCCCCGGGAAGGGCTTGCAGCAACCCCTCCTTCCTTCAGTTTCAACTGGACTTCTATCAAGTCTACTTCCTGGCCCTGGCAGCGGACTGGCTTCAAGCCCCCTACCTGTATAAACTCTATCAGCATTACCATTTCTTGGAGGGTCAGATTGCGATCCTCTATGTGTGTGGCCTGGCCTCCACGGTCCTCTTTGGCCTGGTGGCCTCCTCCCTAGTGGACTGGCTGGGTCGTAAGAAGTCTTGTGTCCTTTTCTCCCTCACTTATTCTCTGTGCTGCCTGACCAAGCTGTCTCAGGACTACTTTGTGCTGCTGGTGGGCCGAGCGCTTGGTGGGCTGTCCACGGCTCTGCTCTTCTCAGCCTTCGAGGCCTGGTACGTCCACGAGCACGTGGAGCGGCATGACTTCCCTGCCGAGTGGATCCCAGCTACCTTTGCCCGAGCTGCCTTCTGGAACCACGTGCTGGCTGTGGCAGCCGGTGTGGCGGCAGAGGCCGTGGCCGGTTGGATGGGGCTGGGGCCTGTAGCACCCTTTGTGGTCGCCATCCCCCTTCTGGCTCTGGCCGGGGCCTTGGCCCTGCGCAACTGGGGAGAGAACTACGACCGCCAGCGCGCCTTCTCCAAGACGTGCGCCGGCGGCCTGCGCTGCCTCCTCTCCGACCGCCGCGTGTTGCTGCTGGGCGTCATACAGGCCCTGTTCGAGAGTGTGGTCTTCATCTTTGTCTTCCTCTGGACGCCTGTGCTGGACCCGCACGGGGCCCCACTGGGGATTGTGTTCTCCAGCTTCATGGCTGCCAGCCTGCTGGGTTCCTCCCTGTACCGCATCGCTACCTCCAAGAGGTACCACCTGCAGCCCATGCACCTGCTGTCCCTTGCTGTCCTCATCGtggtcttctctctcttcatgtTGACGTTCTCCACCAGCCCCGGCCAAGAAAATCCCGTGGAGTCCTTCATCGCTTTTCTGCTGATTGAGTTGGCCTGTGGGCTCTACTTCCCCAGCATGAGCTTCCTTCGAAGGAAGGTGATCCCCGAGACAGAGCAGGCGGGCGTCCTCAACTGGTTCCGCGTGCCCCTGCACCTGCTGGCCTGTCTGGGGCTCCTTGTCCTCCATGACAGCGACCGGAAGACGGGCACGAGGAACATGTTCAGTATCTGTTCTGCCGTCATGGTGATGGCCCTGTTGGCAGTGGTGGGACTCTTCACGGTGGTGAGACACGATGCTGAGTTGCGGGTGCCCTCACCCACAGGGGAGCCCTATGCCCctgagctttga